In Elaeis guineensis isolate ETL-2024a chromosome 1, EG11, whole genome shotgun sequence, a genomic segment contains:
- the LOC105036935 gene encoding uncharacterized protein: protein MKLINTLKSLHVSAASSKRIIGLQHCFFSTDVAAGDSKSKSYKYPAVYDPYGPRSPPSDKILQLADRIAALPMEELKQIGPTLLDRLKQPKPQPISSAGFNFGPEMGASSAKAEEKKAEKTAFDVKLEKFDAAAKIKVIKEVRTFTSLGLKEAKDLVEKVPVLLKQGVTKEEANDIIGKIKAAGGVAVME, encoded by the coding sequence ATGAAGCTCATTAATACCTTAAAAAGTCTCCATGTTTCTGCTGCCTCATCCAAGAGAATTATAGGATTACAACATTGCTTCTTCAGCACCGATGTTGCAGCAGGGGACTCAAAGTCCAAAAGCTACAAATACCCAGCAGTCTATGATCCATATGGACCTAGATCCCCTCCATCTGACAAAATTCTGCAGCTTGCTGATCGCATTGCTGCCCTCCCAATGGAAGAGCTGAAACAGATTGGGCCTACTCTCTTGGACAGGCTGAAGCAACCCAAGCCACAACCAATATCTTCTGCAGGTTTTAATTTTGGCCCGGAGATGGGTGCTTCTTCAGCGAAGGCAGAGGAGAAGAAAGCAGAGAAGACAGCATTTGATGTCAAATTGGAGAAGTTTGATGCTGCTGCAAAGATCAAGGTGATCAAAGAGGTTAGGACATTCACCAGTCTTGGGTTGAAGGAGGCCAAGGATTTAGTAGAGAAGGTACCAGTTTTGTTGAAGCAAGGTGTCACCAAGGAGGAGGCCAATGACATCATAGGGAAGATAAAGGCAGCTGGTGGTGTTGCTGTAATGGAGTAA